From the Lolium rigidum isolate FL_2022 chromosome 2, APGP_CSIRO_Lrig_0.1, whole genome shotgun sequence genome, one window contains:
- the LOC124687008 gene encoding phosphatidylinositol/phosphatidylcholine transfer protein SFH12-like yields the protein MAEVLSGPLEHHLSSALDTHYEEKRKSNVEYSEDEKKARIASLKKKAMNASQKLRHSMKKGRRSSKVMSISIEDERDPEEVQAVDAFRQLLVLEELLPSQHDEYHMMLRFLKARKFDVEKAKQMWTDMLQWRKEFGTDSILEGFEFEEADKVAECYPQGYHGVDKEGRPVYIERLGQIDVNKLMQVTTMERFVKNHVKEFEKNFAEKFPACSVSAKRHIDQSTTILDVQGVGMKQFSKAARDLIGQLQKIDGDNYPETLSRMFIINAGQGFRLLWGTVKSFLDPKTTAKIHVLGNKYQSKLLEVIDASELPEFFGGSCQCEGGCMKADKGPWKNPEVMKMVQSGAGKCGKLNLESLDTEEKMICADDTIHPKKQDPFNGEEEWRTILHKASRARIEHPQLSPVHEEHVPTLFPTPGSPYSCDVQMVEKAIDAICQSKELQDEKLALTKAAANASNGSNPPLFGGVMTLVMSIATMLRVSRNMPRKVIGAAIGTARSTSIGARSTSKIYARQQSKISAEDVSAKRFADLEEKVLALLAKPSEMPADKEEMLKAATSRVSALEEELALTKKALQETLERQGEILAYIEKKKQKKSKRLFRW from the exons ATGGCAGAAGTCCTGTCAGGACCTCTCGAGCACCATCTAAGCTCTG CCTTAGATACACATTATGAAGAGAAGAGGAAATCCAATGTGGAATACTCAGAAGATGAAAAGAAAGCAAGGATTGCGTCGCTCAAGAAAAAAGCGATGAACGCCTCACAGAAACTGAGGCATTCCATGAAGAAGGGGAGGAGGAGCAGCAAGGTGATGTCCATTTCCATTGAGGATGAGCGTGACCCTGAGGAGGTGCAGGCTGTAGATGCCTTCCGCCAGCTTCTTGTCCTCGAAGAGCTTCTACCATCGCAGCACGATGAATACCACATGATGCTTAG gtttttgaaagcaagaaaattTGATGTTGAGAAGGCAAAGCAAATGTGGACTGATATGCTGCAGTGGAGAAAGGAGTTCGGCACAGATTCCATTCTAGAG GGTTTCGAATTCGAAGAAGCTGATAAGGTTGCAGAATGCTACCCTCAAGGTTACCATGGGGTGGATAAGGAAGGCAGGCCTGTCTACATTGAACGGCTTGGGCAGATCGATGTCAATAAGCTAATGCAGGTTACCACAATGGAACGTTTTGTCAAGAACCATGTCAAGGAGTTTGAGAAGAACTTTGCCGAGAAGTTTCCAGCTTGCTCAGTATCTGCCAAGCGCCATATTGACCAGAGCACTACCATACTGGATGTCCAAGGAGTG GGGATGAAACAATTTAGCAAAGCGGCAAGGGACCTCATCGGTCAGCTTCAGAAGATTGATGGTGACAACTACCCGGAG ACACTGTCCCGGATGTTCATCATTAATGCAGGCCAAGGGTTCCGACTACTCTGGGGCACAGTGAAGAGTTTCCTTGACCCAAAGACCACTGCAAAGATTCAT GTATTGGGTAACAAGTACCAGAGTAAGCTTCTCGAGGTGATCGATGCCAG TGAGCTGCCAGAGTTTTTTGGTGGATCTTGCCAGTGCGAAGGTGGTTGCATGAAGGCTGACAAGGGCCCATGGAAGAATCCTGAAGTCATGAAG ATGGTTCAAAGTGGTGCCGGAAAGTGTGGAAAGCTCAATCTGGAATCGCTTGATACTGAAGAGAAAATGATTTGTGCAGATGACACCATTCACCCgaag AAGCAAGATCCTTTTAACGGAGAAGAAGAATGGCGGACCATATTACACAAAGCCTCACGTGCCCGAATTGAGCATCCTCAGTTGTCACCTGTTCATGAGGAGCATGTTCCTACATTGTTTCCT ACCCCTGGGTCACCATATTCTTGTGATGTTCAAATGGTTGAGAAGGCCATAGATGCCATATGCCAGAGCAAGGAATTACAAGATGAGAAGCTTGCCCTCACTAAAG CTGCTGCAAACGCCTCTAATGGATCCAATCCACCACTATTTGGTGGTGTCATGACCCTTGTGATGAGCATTGCGACGATGCTCCGTGTGAGCCGTAACATGCCCAGGAAGGTAATTGGCGCTGCCATAGGCACTGCTAGATCCACTAGTATTGGAGCCCGAAGCACATCGAAAATTTACGCGCGCCAGCAATCCAAGATATCGGCGGAGGATGTTTCTGCAAAGCGCTTCGCAGACCTTGAGGAGAAGGTCCTTGCACTCCTTGCAAAGCCATCGGAAATGCCCGCAGATAAGGAGGAAATGCTGAAGGCTGCAACCAGCCGGGTCAGTGCATTGGAAGAGGAACTTGCACTGACCAAGAAG GCTTTGCAGGAGACTCTTGAGCGGCAAGGGGAGATCCTTGCATACATtgagaagaagaagcagaagaaaaGCAAG CGCTTGTTTCGTTGGTAG